Proteins encoded in a region of the Flavobacterium sp. MDT1-60 genome:
- a CDS encoding RHS repeat protein — MTKDKQEGIDIDWRVDGKVKSVTKSNGIVISFEYDGLGNRIAKTVATILKPPQPTTNMMRKAIF; from the coding sequence TTGACAAAAGACAAACAGGAAGGTATTGATATTGACTGGCGTGTCGATGGAAAAGTAAAATCGGTTACAAAAAGTAACGGAATCGTTATTAGCTTTGAGTACGATGGTTTAGGAAACCGAATTGCAAAAACGGTAGCTACAATACTAAAACCACCACAACCTACTACAAACATGATGCGCAAGGCAATTTTTTGA
- a CDS encoding type II secretion system protein J: MFKIRNNTKSVPAFSIIEAVVGMAITAIIMGVLFVIFSIITGRMLDFKNQNQLVNDLNRLTYSLNKDIFEKEKMMVLESEIDFNSYTGERVSYQFSDDYILRNSETFIDTFRIKLNKMMVDTVRSKSEQFVFQKIKLNIESNEKEMDLRFYKRVYPNELLEKMKK, encoded by the coding sequence ATGTTCAAAATCCGTAATAACACAAAATCAGTCCCGGCCTTCTCTATTATTGAGGCTGTAGTTGGTATGGCGATCACAGCTATTATCATGGGCGTTTTGTTTGTTATTTTTTCGATTATTACCGGGAGAATGCTGGATTTTAAAAATCAAAATCAATTGGTCAATGATTTAAACCGATTGACGTACAGTTTGAATAAAGATATTTTTGAAAAAGAAAAAATGATGGTTCTGGAAAGTGAAATTGATTTTAATAGCTATACAGGAGAAAGGGTTTCTTATCAGTTTTCAGACGATTATATTTTAAGAAACAGTGAAACCTTTATTGATACTTTCAGAATTAAGTTAAACAAAATGATGGTGGATACTGTTAGAAGCAAATCAGAGCAATTTGTTTTTCAGAAGATCAAATTAAATATAGAATCAAACGAAAAAGAAATGGATTTACGATTTTACAAAAGAGTGTATCCGAATGAATTATTAGAAAAAATGAAAAAATAA
- a CDS encoding type II secretion system F family protein has product MSFDLTTYKAPKAEKKDFKIETGSFQFSKKLSDKKKEIFYRELGMLLRSGVDFKKALEILSNQSANKFEKELILEIKEKVVEGRSIYESMRETNQFSAYEYYSIQIGEETRKLEEVLGELQKYFNRKIQMKRQIISVMTYPTIVMLVTILVLYFMLNKVVPMFSSVFKQFGSELPKSTQIILKISNHSGMIFSVVIGVIVALIVIHMALKEKDSYRSFTTKMLLKIPYFGNLIRKIYISRFCQAMNLLITSKTTLINSLTLTAKMIGFYPIEIAIHQIKEDITRGASLNESLKKHSVFENKMVSMVEVAEQVNQLETMFERLTEQYNEEISHQTKMIGVILEPMIIIVIGAIVGVIMVSMYAPMFDLSKIINK; this is encoded by the coding sequence ATGAGTTTTGATTTAACCACATATAAAGCGCCAAAGGCCGAAAAGAAGGATTTCAAAATTGAAACCGGCTCTTTTCAGTTCTCTAAAAAACTTTCTGACAAGAAAAAGGAAATTTTTTACAGAGAGCTTGGTATGCTTTTAAGATCTGGTGTCGATTTTAAAAAAGCACTGGAAATTTTGAGTAACCAATCTGCTAATAAATTCGAAAAAGAATTAATTCTTGAGATCAAAGAAAAGGTTGTTGAAGGAAGAAGTATTTACGAATCGATGCGTGAAACTAATCAGTTTTCGGCTTACGAATATTACAGCATTCAAATTGGTGAAGAAACTAGAAAATTGGAAGAAGTTTTAGGTGAATTACAAAAATATTTCAACCGAAAAATTCAAATGAAAAGACAAATTATATCGGTTATGACTTATCCGACAATTGTCATGCTGGTTACGATACTGGTTTTGTATTTCATGCTGAATAAAGTGGTTCCGATGTTTAGTTCTGTTTTTAAGCAATTTGGTAGTGAATTGCCAAAAAGCACACAAATTATCTTAAAAATTTCGAATCATTCCGGGATGATTTTTTCTGTTGTAATTGGGGTTATAGTAGCTTTAATTGTCATACACATGGCATTAAAGGAAAAAGATAGTTACAGATCGTTTACCACTAAAATGCTTCTGAAGATTCCGTATTTCGGAAACCTGATCCGTAAAATATACATTTCGCGTTTCTGTCAGGCGATGAATTTATTGATTACATCAAAAACAACCTTAATCAATTCATTGACGTTAACAGCGAAAATGATAGGCTTCTACCCTATTGAAATCGCCATTCATCAAATAAAAGAAGACATCACAAGAGGAGCGTCTTTAAATGAAAGTTTGAAAAAACACAGTGTCTTTGAAAACAAAATGGTTTCGATGGTCGAAGTGGCAGAACAAGTGAACCAGCTTGAAACCATGTTTGAAAGATTAACAGAGCAATATAATGAGGAAATAAGCCACCAAACCAAGATGATTGGAGTCATTTTAGAACCCATGATTATCATCGTAATTGGAGCTATCGTAGGGGTGATTATGGTTTCTATGTATGCCCCAATGTTTGACCTGAGTAAAATCATCAATAAATAA
- a CDS encoding NAD-dependent epimerase/dehydratase family protein: MVQKNLALVTGANGHLGNNLVRLLISKGIPVRASVRNIKNKEPFIGLNCEVVQSDISDKQSLVNALQGVETFYAVGAVFKLWAKDPKKEIYDVNLEGTKNIVEAAAEAGVKRIVYVSSIAALNYSKLPTKESYGQNPDRRDMYYNSKNDGEKLAFELAQKYKIEIVAVLPSAMIGSSAFKPLSVSYNIISLILEKQIPVETNITLNWIDVKDVAEGCYLAATKGKNGERYILANEKCTSIKATTQIAQELFPDLKIKLPLAVPKPILFTIAWFMEIGSWLNGKAPLLSTKDIAMFSGLQQDFDITKARTELGFNPKNSIQAVKEAMVYLKENKNI; this comes from the coding sequence ATGGTACAGAAAAATTTAGCCCTGGTTACAGGTGCAAATGGGCATCTTGGCAATAACTTAGTAAGATTGCTTATCAGCAAGGGTATTCCTGTAAGAGCTTCAGTTCGCAATATCAAAAATAAAGAACCTTTTATTGGTTTAAATTGTGAAGTGGTTCAATCTGATATTTCGGATAAACAATCCTTAGTAAACGCTTTGCAAGGTGTGGAAACATTTTATGCAGTTGGAGCAGTCTTTAAACTTTGGGCCAAAGATCCTAAAAAAGAAATTTATGATGTTAATCTTGAAGGTACAAAAAATATTGTTGAAGCCGCAGCAGAAGCAGGCGTAAAACGAATTGTGTATGTAAGCTCTATTGCGGCCCTAAATTATTCCAAACTACCTACTAAAGAAAGTTATGGACAAAATCCTGACCGCCGGGATATGTATTACAATTCAAAAAATGACGGAGAAAAGTTAGCTTTTGAATTGGCCCAAAAATACAAGATAGAAATAGTTGCCGTTTTACCATCTGCAATGATTGGGAGCAGCGCCTTCAAACCTTTGAGTGTTTCTTATAACATTATCTCTTTAATTCTTGAAAAGCAGATACCCGTTGAAACAAACATCACTTTAAATTGGATTGATGTAAAAGACGTTGCTGAAGGCTGTTATTTAGCAGCCACAAAAGGAAAAAATGGAGAACGCTATATTTTAGCAAATGAAAAATGTACTTCCATAAAAGCAACAACTCAAATTGCACAAGAGCTATTTCCAGACTTGAAAATAAAACTTCCTTTAGCAGTTCCAAAACCTATATTATTCACGATCGCCTGGTTTATGGAAATTGGCAGTTGGCTAAATGGTAAAGCACCTTTATTGAGCACTAAAGACATTGCAATGTTTTCAGGGCTTCAACAAGATTTTGACATCACAAAAGCAAGGACAGAATTGGGTTTTAATCCAAAAAATTCGATACAAGCAGTAAAAGAGGCAATGGTATATTTGAAAGAAAACAAAAACATTTAG
- a CDS encoding toxin-antitoxin system YwqK family antitoxin: protein MKTYTIPRYILVFFAFVLVSFGDPYTIKRISDKDFRYEFYTTDKKVKPKTAKTYYWFKGGLIHEAQGGIAGDLLDDKFTKMYHSNQLAEQGQFKEGLRVGLWKTWHSNGVLATTLSYCKGLRSGKYFRYDENGNLVENGKFCSDLKTGKWTNVESKEITTYKKGVIVKKKETFTKSEKYRIKQENIKLENSKDNQKELEATSDAAKLAALKSKTKEEKTLAKEKAKKDAEAEAAAKKAQKAAKKEAKKQTRNEPKKDSKVETFFKNLFKKKDKAPKNG from the coding sequence TTGAAAACCTATACAATACCACGCTATATTCTTGTTTTTTTCGCCTTTGTTTTGGTCTCTTTTGGCGACCCTTACACAATAAAAAGAATTTCTGACAAAGATTTCAGATATGAATTTTATACTACAGATAAAAAAGTAAAACCTAAAACTGCAAAAACTTATTATTGGTTTAAAGGAGGTCTTATTCACGAAGCTCAGGGCGGTATTGCCGGAGATTTGCTTGATGATAAATTCACCAAAATGTACCACAGCAATCAACTGGCAGAACAAGGTCAGTTTAAAGAAGGCCTTCGTGTTGGTTTATGGAAAACCTGGCATTCAAATGGTGTTTTGGCCACTACCCTATCTTATTGCAAAGGTTTGCGCTCGGGGAAATATTTTAGATACGATGAAAACGGTAATTTGGTCGAAAATGGAAAATTCTGCTCGGACTTGAAAACCGGAAAATGGACAAATGTCGAAAGCAAAGAAATCACTACCTACAAAAAAGGTGTAATTGTCAAGAAAAAAGAAACTTTTACCAAATCTGAAAAATACAGAATCAAACAAGAAAATATCAAGCTGGAAAACAGTAAAGATAATCAAAAGGAATTAGAAGCCACTTCTGATGCTGCCAAACTCGCTGCTCTTAAGTCCAAAACAAAAGAAGAAAAAACATTAGCAAAAGAAAAAGCTAAAAAAGATGCGGAAGCTGAAGCTGCTGCCAAAAAAGCACAAAAAGCCGCAAAGAAAGAGGCTAAAAAACAAACTAGAAATGAACCTAAAAAAGATTCTAAAGTAGAAACCTTCTTTAAAAATCTTTTCAAAAAGAAAGATAAAGCTCCAAAAAATGGTTAA
- a CDS encoding GNAT family N-acetyltransferase, translating into MISIKELNKDKLDDFFQYLKIHLSENGQKGITLFQPLSKNQSELSDEWKAKFEDGMNNKNEGIGWRKIWVALNEENKIVGHIDIRSQNQLNAEHRVLLGMGVDSNFRNLKIGQNLLEFIIDYCRNNRKISWIDLQVLTNNIPAIRLYKKMNFEQLSITKDMFRIDNISYDYTSMTLNVEN; encoded by the coding sequence ATGATTTCAATTAAAGAGTTAAATAAAGACAAACTTGACGATTTTTTTCAATACTTGAAAATTCATCTTTCTGAAAATGGCCAGAAGGGAATAACACTTTTTCAACCGCTTTCTAAAAATCAATCTGAACTTTCGGACGAATGGAAAGCAAAATTTGAGGATGGAATGAATAACAAAAATGAGGGAATTGGATGGAGAAAAATTTGGGTTGCACTAAATGAAGAAAACAAAATTGTTGGACACATTGACATTCGTTCTCAAAATCAGTTAAATGCAGAACATAGAGTTTTACTTGGAATGGGTGTTGACAGTAATTTTAGAAATTTGAAAATTGGTCAAAATTTATTAGAATTTATTATTGACTATTGTCGAAATAATCGCAAAATTAGTTGGATTGATTTGCAGGTTTTGACAAATAATATTCCAGCGATCAGACTTTATAAAAAAATGAATTTTGAGCAATTGAGTATAACAAAAGACATGTTTAGAATTGACAATATTTCTTATGATTATACTTCTATGACCTTAAATGTTGAAAATTAG